One Anopheles marshallii chromosome 3, idAnoMarsDA_429_01, whole genome shotgun sequence genomic region harbors:
- the LOC128715446 gene encoding protein Gawky-like — translation MIPTDQTVEHMLYRELSFAAKDELMKQPHTHMLMQKQMDRHDQYTPFDKLVRLTERMRKLEAQGWIGSGRLRGGGESSLNGGAWGSPPGVGGAAVGAAGVSGWSASSVGGSQPGQQQQSWNSGQASMPPPVGPPGSGTRQDLLGKSSGGNGGSAMVVGGNASGGQSGTGGWNQVVNPNKPASQAMVGQVQQQQQVPGSNQQNSGPGSNLPQAGNGNSQSAAGAAGGSGGAAAAAAIAAGSGVAAGSGMATTSSAKLEHLNSMREALFAQDGWGCQHVNQDTQWDVPISPEPATKPDPSLKATVNNGTELWETNLRNGGQPPVQAPSQKTPWGPQSHHGGTWGVDDESSGEANNVWTGAPGAPGGGGSIVANALAGTAGPPPVGGNPGALVGGQVGAVGGGGGWQQGATAGPAGVGGGAGGPVGGGNGMWQAGAGLPGTAGIAPPKKNDNDWGSGAGVGIGAAGGGNGGWGETRGNVGAGAVGGTGPNTGVPPHLASQLDGLPNVDIRSMRPPGAGGIDQSREFRGDPRGISGRLSGSTSGMLEHYPMGKMPPPGAMSSGGSTVGTGNNQWPLGGVGAGGGPVGGGIPSSMPPTNKAVTGGWDDNSPPAVRRNPNIDDGTAMWAAGGGPGGGRSSGVPDSSQIVGRSARNGPLGGLNAGPIGGGGGPSAGPGGMGGPGQRMVGSGPGGNPLKADNSSMWIGGGHGAGGAGASRNGSWDDPSIGGTGANNWDDKPAGGTGGPLGGGSWMDGAAPGAGIPGVGNQSWNANKKPLGGAGGAVWPDASSGADLMGNDWNVGGPGVGGGKMTSKPPHGPLEIIRSSKQYRILCEMGYKKEDVEFALRATNMVIEEALELLQRNGSLPNAAGMGNASSGGDWRRDDAHAQLGGGAGTGGGNVGGGSGVFEPPFGNRYLGGGAGNGGGNGGGGSGHSLHFQQGNQNGMPGGGSGALGGAGGNPNLSGLHGLSSKSLGSYLNQAPPPMGGLGGQGSSMAPFNQGGGAGGGNNAVGGGGGGGQNSVQPSTQLRSLVQQIQMAVQTGYLNPQILNQPLAPQTFLLLNQLLSSIKQLQVTQSNLQRGGAGSNNQIAMISKIKQQIASLQNQIATQQTLYVKQQQQQQQQQQQQQQQQQQHPHQQQQHQQHQQQQHQQHQQHHQHSSVGNPSGSHLGGGGHLGGNFHRNDPNELSALQNSLSEMTLGKEHNGPYLSGPPVSGGGGGAGTGSGGAGPTSQQSRLNQWKLPSMMDKDNNHDLTDFSRAPGSTAKSVGLGGNGGGGSGGMAGLGGLQNDGTWSSGRAGMTDGWPDNASSDLTSKDWPSNQDSFSDLVPEFEPGKPWKGTQMKIEEDPTITPGSIARSPIASISVGSTKDSELFASSSKPSPTDSISLSSSTWSFNASSNNYSSSTSAGGMGKLGGPSKNTWSDSGVSGASSDVWGAGLSGGSGGPGANSASKTPRGPPPGLSSGKATGSGGGGGGGGGPGSNGWIQRTGHSQGGNWSGGGGTSGTWYSTWLLLKNLTAQIDGSTLRTLCMQHGPLQNFHLYLNHGIALCKYLTREEANKAQLALNNCVLGNTTICAESPTDSEVQTILQHLGLPGQNGGNVGGSTAGGGGQNSTTGSGGIGNSNMAQTWRSNGPISGRVTDTWGPSWSSSGGGSNLWTPLDGPTERGTPSNLHSFLPENLLVGELN, via the exons ATGATCCCTACGGACCAAACCGTAGAACATATGCTATATCGGGAATTATCATTCGCTGCGAAGGATGAATTGATGAAGCAACCGCACACTCATATGCTGATGCAGAAGCAAATGGATCGTCACGATCAGTACACACCGTTCGACAAACTTGTACGATTGACAGAAAGAATGCGTAAACTGGAAGCGCAAGGTTGGATCGGTTCCGGCCGACTGCGGGGTGGTGGGGAAAGTTCCCTGAACGGAGGAGCCTGGGGTTCACCGCCCGGTGTCGGCGGTGCTGCAGTTGGTGCGGCTGGAGTTTCCGGCTGGAGTGCGTCATCCGTAGGAGGCTCGCAGCCgggacagcagcaacagtccTGGAACAGTGGACAGGCGAGTATGCCGCCGCCCGTTGGTCCACCGGGCAGCGGTACGAGACAGGATCTGTTGGGCAAATCGTCCGGTGGCAATGGTGGATCAGCGATGGTTGTGGGAGGTAATGCTAGCGGTGGACAGAGCGGTACCGGCGGTTGGAACCAAGTGGTCAATCCGAACAAACCAGCCTCACAGGCAATGGTTGGACaggttcagcagcagcaacaggttCCCGGTTCCAATCAGCAAAATTCCGGCCCAGGCTCTAATCTACCACAGGCAGGGAATGGTAATTCGCAATctgctgctggagctgctggtggcagcggtggtgctgctgctgctgctgccataGCTGCGGGTAGTGGTGTTGCTGCAGGCAGCGGCATGGCCACTACATCCTCCGCCAAGCTCGAACATCTTAACTCGATGCGTGAGGCACTTTTCGCACAGGATGGTTGGGGTTGCCAGCACGTCAATCAAGACACACAGTGGGATGTACCGATCTCTCCGGAACCTGCCACCAAACCAGATCCTTCCCTGAAGGCAACGGTCAACAATGGAACTGAGCTGTGGGAAACAAATCTTCGCAACGGCGGTCAACCTCCCGTGCAGGCACCGTCGCAGAAAACACCCTGGGGCCCGCAAAGCCATCACGGTGGAACATGGGGTGTGGACGATGAGAGCAGCGGTGAGGCAAACAACGTATGGACAGGAGCACCGGGTGCTCCTGGTGGCGGAGGCAGCATTGTTGCTAACGCGCTGGCCGGTACTGCTGGACCACCGCCAGTCGGTGGTAATCCTGGTGCGCTCGTAGGTGGACAAGTAGGAGCggttggtggtggcggtggttggCAACAGGGTGCAACGGCTGGTCCAGCCGGAGTTGGTGGCGGTGCAGGCGGACCCGTCGGCGGTGGTAATGGTATGTGGCAAGCAGGCGCAGGCCTTCCCGGTACTGCTGGTATTGCCCCACCGAAAAAGAATGATAACGATTGGGGTAGCGGTGCGGGTGTCGGTATTGGAGCGGCAGGCGGTGGCAATGGTGGCTGGGGTGAAACGCGTGGTAATGTCGGTGCGGGCGCGGTTGGTGGAACTGGACCGAACACGGGCGTTCCACCGCATCTGGCTTCCCAACTGGATGGATTACCGAACGTGGACATCCGAAGCATGCGCCCACCGGGTGCCGGTGGTATTGATCAGAGCCGTGAATTTCGGGGTGATCCTCGCGGTATTTCTGGCCGCTTGAGTGGTTCAACCTCCGGAATGCTGGAACATTATCCGATGGGAAAAATGCCACCACCGGGCGCGATGTCTTCGGGAGGATCAACCGTCGGAACGGGTAACAATCAGTGGCCGCTAGGTGGTGTCGGTGCCGGCGGAGGACCGGTTGGTGGAGGAATTCCGTCAAGTATGCCACCAACAAATAAAGCAGTTACGGGCGGTTGGGATGACAACTCACCCCCGGCCGTACGTCGCAATCCCAACATCGATGATGGTACCGCGATGTGGGCAGCCGGAGGAGGTCCCGGTGGAGGTCGATCATCCGGGGTACCCGATAGCAGTCAGATAGTAGGCCGCAGTGCGCGCAATGGTCCGCTGGGCGGATTAAACGCTGGTCCCattggcggtggtggaggtcCCTCGGCTGGCCCAGGTGGAATGGGTGGCCCAGGTCAAAGAATGGTCGGTTCTGGACCGGGTGGAAACCCGCTGAAAGCGGACAACAGCAGCATGTGGATAGGTGGGGGACACGGAGCAGGCGGTGCCGGAGCATCCCGCAATGGATCGTGGGATGATCCGTCGATCGGTGGTACAGGCGCGAACAACTGGGATGATAAGCCGGCCGGTGGAACTGGTGGACCGCTCGGGGGAGGTTCTTGGATGGATGGAGCCGCACCCGGTGCAGGAATTCCCGGTGTGGGCAATCAGTCGTGGAACGCGAACAAAAAACCGCTCGGCGGTGCTGGTGGAGCCGTTTGGCCGGATGCATCGTCTGGGGCGGATTTGATGGGCAACGACTGGAACGTCGGTGGTCCGGGTGTCGGTGGAGGCAAAATGACGAGCAAACCACCCCATGGACCGTTGGAAATCATTCGAAGCAGCAAGCAGTATCGCATTCTATGCGAGATGGGCTACAAGAAGGAAGATGTTGAGTTTGCCCTACGCGCTACCAATATGGTGATCGAGGAAGCTCTTGAATTGCTGCAACGGAACGGTTCACTGCCGAATGCAGCCGGTATGGGTAATGCTTCGTCGGGAGGTGATTGGAGAAGAGATGATGCACATGCCCAGCTCGGTGGAGGCGCTGGTACGGGAGGTGGCAAcgttggtggtggtagcgGTGTGTTCGAACCACCGTTCGGTAACCGTTATTTGGGTGGTGGTGCAGGCAATGGAGGTGGCAATGGTGGAGGCGGCAGTGGACACTCTCTGCATTTCCAACAG GGTAATCAGAATGGAATGCCAGGAGGCGGTTCTGGGGCCTTAGGAGGAGCCGGTGGAAATCCGAATCTATCCGGTTTGCACGGTCTGTCGTCTAAGTCACTGGGTAGCTATTTGAATCAGGCCCCACCACCCATGGGTGGATTGGGCGGACAGGGTAGCTCCATGGCTCCATTCAATCAAGGCGGTGGAGCTGGCGGTGGAAATAACGCCGTCggaggcggtggtggcggtgggcAGAACTCGGTCCAACCGAGCACTCAACTGCGCTCGCTCGTGCAGCAGATCCAGATGGCCGTACAGACCGGGTATCTTAACCCGCAGATACTTAACCAACCGTTGGCTCCACAGACGTTCCTGCTGTTGAATCAGCTATTGAGTAGCATTAAG CAATTACAAGTGACCCAGAGTAATTTGCAGCGTGGTGGTGCCGGTTCCAACAATCAAATAGCGATGATTTCCAAGATCAAACAACAGATAGCCAGCTTGCAGAATCAAATTGCTACACAGCAAACGTTGTATgtaaaacaacagcagcaacagcagcagcaacaacaacagcagcagcagcagcaacaacaacatcctcaccaacaacaacagcatcagcaacatcagcagcagcagcaccagcaacaccagcaacatcatcagcattCGTCCGTTGGTAATCCATCTGGGTCCCATTTGGGCGGTGGTGGACATCTTGGCGGAAACTTCCATCGCAATGATCCCAACGAGCTGAGCGCACTGCAGAACAGTCTGTCGGAAATGACACTGGGCAAAGAGCACAATGGTCCGTACTTGTCGGGACCACCGGtcagcggtggtggtggaggtgcaGGCACCGGATCTGGTGGAGCTGGTCCAACCAGCCAGCAGTCGCGCCTAAATCAGTGGAAGCTACCGTCGATGATGGATAAGGATAATAATCACGATTTAACTGATTTTTCGCGCGCTCCTGGATCTACGGCCAAATCGGTTGGACTGGGTGgaaacggtggtggtggctccGGTGGTATGGCGGGGCTGGGTGGATTACAAAACGACGG CACCTGGTCATCAGGCCGCGCTGGCATGACGGATGGCTGGCCGGATAATGCATCCTCCGATCTGACTAGCAAAGATTGGCCCTCGAATCAGGATTCGTTCTCTGATTTAGTGCCAGAATTTGAACCCGGCAAACCATGGAAG GGCACCCAGATGAAGATTGAGGAAGATCCCACCATCACACCGGGTAGTATTGCCCGCAGTCCTATCGCATCGATTTCGGTCGGTTCAACGAAGGATTCAGAGCTGTTTGCGTCCAGCAGCAAACCGTCTCCGACGGATTCGATCAGTCTGTCCTCGTCGACCTGGAGCTTCAACGCGAGCAGCAATAATTATTCGTCGTCGACCAGTGCTGGTGGTATGGGTAAACTCGGCGGCCCATCTAAGAACACATGGTCCGATAGTGGTGTTTCTGGGGCGTCATCCGATGTTTGGGGAGCCGGACTTAGCGGTGGCTCCGGAGGGCCTGGTGCCAATAGTGCGTCCAAAACTCCGCGAGGTCCTCCTCCGGGTCTATCTTCTGGAAAAGCAACaggcagtggtggtggtggtggtggtggtggcggtccGGGCAGTAATGGTTGGATCCAAAGAACGGGTCACAGCCAGGGAGGAAATTGGTCGGGCGGTGGTGGAACATCCGGAACCTGGTACTCTACCTGGTTGTTGCTGAAGAATCTTACCGCACAG ATTGATGGGTCCACCTTGCGGACACTTTGCATGCAGCATGGTCCGCTGCAAAACTTCCATTTGTATCTCAACCACGGTATTGCACTGTGCAAATATTTGACCCGTGAGGAAGCGAACAAAGCACAGCTGGCGCTGAATAATTGCGTTCTCGGCAATACGACCATCTGTGCTGAATCGCCTACAGACAGCGAGGTACAGACGATCTTGCAACACCTAGGACTGCCGGGACAAAATGGTGGCAACGTTGGCGGTAGCACTGCTGGTGGCGGAGGTCAAAACTCAACCACTGGTAGTGGTGGTATTGGTAATTCCAACATGGCACAAACATGGCGTTCAAATGGGCCAATCTCTGGACGTGTCACTG ATACTTGGGGCCCGTCGTGGTCTTCTTCCGGTGGAGGCAGTAATCTGTGGACCCCGCTGGATGGTCCGACTGAAAGGGGAACTCCATCGAATTTGCACTCATTCCTTCCGGAGAATTTACTCGTTGGCGAGCTTAACTGA